Proteins from a genomic interval of Amycolatopsis sp. cg13:
- a CDS encoding CocE/NonD family hydrolase: MLNRIVDRLLGLPAAEGPAPTAAKGLRIPMQDGAHLLADRYAPLGLTTGPVVLIRTPYGRTGPLAKLFGETFARHGLQTVLQSTRGTFGSEGQFRPFHHEREDGIATAEWLREQPWCDGRIAMAGASYLGHTQWAVGPYLDPPLEAMCLGVTASEFVSTFYPGGVLAADNMVSWSAMIGKQEERFAALPNPLQTRRTRNAMAYLPIAGADVVAIGKPVQFLQDVTEHADPDDDFWRMSDHSAEVAKLEVPVSMVTGWYDLFIRAQLRDFRTLQDAGRSPRITVGPWSHGEPASFRVLIQDQLGFLRAHLADDRTQLQRSPVRIFLQQASTWLDFDHWPPASEPTHAHLRPVGGLGETVPGEALPTPFTYDPADPTPAVGGPLLMGKTKQRDNSATEARDDVLVFTGEPLVHDVDVIGDVSATVFVRTELADADVYVRLCDVDPGGISRNVTDGILRLRPGAPEADADGVVRAEVELDPTAYRFRRGHRLRVQVAGGAFPRFARNHGTGERVSSAVRSTPNRFEVFHDETRPSRVTLPVFTR; this comes from the coding sequence GTGCTGAACCGAATCGTCGACCGACTGCTCGGTCTCCCCGCCGCCGAAGGCCCGGCGCCCACCGCCGCCAAGGGCCTCCGCATCCCGATGCAAGACGGCGCGCACCTCCTGGCCGACCGCTACGCACCACTCGGCCTGACCACCGGCCCGGTAGTCCTGATCCGCACCCCCTACGGCCGCACCGGCCCGCTCGCCAAGCTGTTCGGCGAAACGTTCGCAAGGCACGGACTCCAGACAGTCCTCCAAAGCACCCGAGGCACCTTCGGCTCAGAAGGCCAGTTCCGCCCGTTCCACCACGAACGCGAAGACGGAATCGCCACCGCCGAATGGCTGCGCGAGCAACCCTGGTGCGACGGCCGGATCGCGATGGCGGGCGCCAGCTACCTCGGCCACACCCAGTGGGCAGTAGGCCCGTACCTGGACCCGCCGCTGGAAGCCATGTGCCTGGGAGTCACCGCCTCGGAATTCGTCAGCACGTTCTACCCAGGCGGAGTGCTCGCGGCGGACAACATGGTGTCCTGGTCGGCCATGATCGGCAAACAGGAGGAACGATTCGCCGCACTGCCGAACCCGCTGCAAACCCGGCGCACCCGCAACGCGATGGCGTATCTGCCGATCGCGGGCGCGGACGTGGTGGCGATCGGGAAGCCGGTGCAGTTCCTGCAGGACGTCACCGAGCACGCGGACCCGGACGACGACTTCTGGCGGATGTCGGACCACAGCGCGGAAGTCGCGAAGCTCGAGGTGCCGGTCAGCATGGTCACCGGCTGGTACGACCTGTTCATCCGCGCGCAGCTGCGGGACTTCCGCACGCTGCAGGACGCCGGACGGTCGCCGCGGATCACCGTCGGGCCGTGGTCGCACGGCGAACCGGCCAGCTTCCGCGTGCTGATCCAGGACCAGCTCGGCTTCCTGCGCGCGCACCTCGCCGACGACCGCACGCAGCTGCAGCGCTCCCCCGTGCGGATTTTCCTGCAGCAGGCGTCGACCTGGCTCGATTTCGACCACTGGCCGCCCGCTTCCGAGCCCACGCATGCTCATCTGCGGCCGGTCGGCGGCCTCGGCGAAACGGTGCCCGGCGAGGCCCTGCCCACTCCGTTCACCTACGACCCGGCGGACCCGACCCCGGCCGTCGGCGGACCGTTGCTGATGGGAAAGACCAAGCAGCGCGACAATTCCGCGACCGAGGCGCGCGACGACGTGCTGGTGTTCACCGGCGAGCCGCTGGTGCACGACGTCGACGTGATCGGCGACGTGTCCGCCACCGTGTTCGTGCGGACCGAACTGGCCGACGCCGACGTGTACGTGCGGCTGTGCGACGTCGATCCCGGCGGCATTTCGCGCAACGTCACCGACGGCATCCTGCGGCTGCGTCCCGGCGCGCCGGAAGCCGACGCCGACGGCGTGGTGCGGGCCGAGGTGGAACTCGACCCGACCGCTTACCGCTTCCGTCGCGGGCACCGGTTGCGGGTGCAGGTCGCGGGCGGCGCGTTCCCCCGCTTCGCGCGCAATCACGGTACGGGAGAACGGGTTTCGTCCGCGGTGCGCAGCACGCCGAACCGGTTCGAGGTGTTCCACGACGAGACCCGGCCGTCTCGGGTGACGCTGCCGGTCTTCACCCGGTGA
- a CDS encoding metallophosphoesterase: MRVFAHLSDIHLDGGERADARAAAVTRYLRNLEEPVDAVFVTGDIADHGLPEEYRRAAELLDLPVPVVVCPGNHDVRAPFREALLGEPASDAPVNSATKVGDVLLVSCDSTIPGKGAGYLADETLAWLDDTLAAHDGPSFVAFHHPPLDVGVPLVDAIRQTGEDRLAAVLKRHPDVAALLCGHVHTGAATEFAGVPVRVAPGVVSGSLLPVEPGAGRGWDEGGPLDFDSPPSLLLHVLHDDGRLTTHQRAVIQ, from the coding sequence GTGCGGGTTTTCGCGCATCTCTCCGACATCCACCTCGACGGCGGCGAGCGCGCCGACGCACGGGCCGCCGCGGTGACGCGGTATCTGCGGAATCTCGAAGAGCCGGTCGACGCCGTGTTCGTGACTGGCGACATCGCCGACCACGGCCTGCCCGAGGAGTACCGTCGCGCGGCGGAATTGCTCGACCTTCCGGTGCCGGTGGTGGTCTGCCCCGGCAACCACGACGTACGCGCGCCGTTTCGCGAGGCGCTGCTGGGAGAACCGGCCAGCGACGCACCAGTGAACTCCGCGACCAAAGTGGGCGACGTGCTGCTCGTGTCGTGCGATTCGACGATCCCGGGCAAGGGTGCCGGGTACCTCGCCGACGAGACGCTGGCCTGGCTGGACGACACGCTCGCCGCTCACGACGGCCCGTCGTTCGTCGCCTTCCACCACCCGCCGCTCGACGTCGGAGTGCCGCTGGTGGACGCGATCCGCCAGACCGGCGAAGACCGGCTCGCCGCCGTGCTGAAGCGGCATCCCGACGTCGCGGCGCTGCTCTGCGGACACGTGCACACCGGCGCGGCGACCGAGTTCGCGGGCGTTCCGGTGCGGGTCGCGCCGGGCGTGGTGTCCGGGTCGCTGCTGCCGGTGGAACCCGGCGCGGGGCGTGGCTGGGACGAGGGCGGGCCGCTGGACTTCGACAGCCCGCCGTCGCTGCTGCTTCACGTGTTGCACGACGACGGCAGGCTGACGACGCATCAGCGCGCGGTCATTCAGTAA
- a CDS encoding GntR family transcriptional regulator, translating into MVKRLMRGELIEEITARVLDGRFPPDTRINEVHLANELGVSRTPLREALIGLADRGLLVAAPGRGFLVAPFDPQEARRLYPLIAELEALALRWTSPLELASLPDALDRISDEIADSCDLPAADDRWHALLTSRCDNPHLLRLIEQTKPLLKRYETAYFGGRDRAAESVAEHREIAAALRAGDLPGASALLVRNWVKALAYLKGS; encoded by the coding sequence ATGGTCAAGAGACTGATGCGCGGTGAACTTATCGAGGAGATCACCGCGCGCGTCCTCGACGGACGGTTTCCCCCGGACACCCGCATCAACGAGGTTCACCTGGCGAACGAGCTGGGCGTCTCCCGGACGCCGTTGCGCGAGGCGCTGATCGGCCTCGCCGACCGCGGCCTCCTCGTCGCCGCCCCGGGCCGCGGATTCCTCGTCGCGCCGTTCGATCCGCAGGAAGCCCGCCGGCTGTACCCGCTGATCGCCGAACTGGAAGCGCTCGCGCTGCGCTGGACGTCGCCGCTCGAACTCGCCTCGCTCCCGGACGCGCTCGACCGGATTTCCGACGAGATAGCCGATTCCTGCGATCTGCCCGCGGCCGACGACCGCTGGCACGCGCTGCTCACGTCCCGCTGCGACAACCCGCATCTGCTGCGCTTGATCGAGCAGACAAAGCCGTTGCTCAAACGCTACGAGACGGCATACTTCGGCGGGCGGGACCGAGCGGCGGAGAGCGTGGCCGAACACCGCGAGATCGCGGCGGCACTGCGGGCGGGCGACCTGCCCGGCGCGTCCGCGCTGCTGGTCCGGAACTGGGTGAAAGCGTTGGCGTACTTGAAAGGGAGCTGA
- a CDS encoding aminotransferase class V-fold PLP-dependent enzyme, producing MARSFDVDRARYETPGCVGVAHFNNAGSALPPARVTDTVIDYLRTESLLGGYEAAEEAKDRLDGVYTSVARLLNAEPEDIALSDNATRSWQAIFYALPFGPGDRILTASAEYASNAIAYLQIARRTGATVEVVDNDETGQLDVDDLRRRIDSDVKLIAVTHVPTQGGLVNPAEEIGAVAREAGIPFLLDACQSAGQLDLDVERIGCDALTTTGRKYLRGPRGTGFLYVHPRLRDRLEPAMLDLHSAKWTSPTEYVVDPTAKRFEIWERDYAAVLGLGAAVDYALEWGLPAIEERVTALAATLRARLADLDRVTVHDAGARKCGLVTFSVDGVPSDEIKDRLNAAKINTSVAHPSSAQYDFTARRLPDLVRASVHYYNTEEEIDRLTNEVAALAR from the coding sequence ATGGCCCGCTCTTTCGATGTCGATCGCGCAAGGTACGAAACGCCAGGTTGCGTCGGAGTCGCGCACTTCAACAACGCCGGCTCCGCGCTCCCGCCCGCCCGCGTCACCGACACCGTGATCGACTACCTGCGCACCGAATCCCTGCTCGGCGGCTACGAAGCGGCCGAAGAAGCCAAGGATCGCCTCGACGGCGTGTACACCTCGGTCGCGCGCCTGCTCAACGCCGAGCCGGAAGACATCGCGCTCAGCGACAACGCGACCCGCTCGTGGCAGGCGATCTTTTACGCGCTGCCGTTCGGACCAGGCGACCGGATCCTCACCGCGAGCGCCGAATACGCCAGCAACGCCATCGCCTACCTGCAGATCGCCCGCCGCACCGGAGCGACCGTCGAGGTCGTGGACAACGACGAAACCGGCCAGCTCGACGTCGACGACCTGCGCCGCCGCATCGACTCCGACGTGAAGCTCATCGCGGTGACCCACGTGCCCACCCAGGGCGGTTTGGTGAACCCCGCCGAGGAAATCGGCGCCGTCGCGCGAGAGGCAGGCATCCCGTTCCTGCTCGACGCGTGCCAGTCGGCCGGCCAGCTGGACCTGGACGTCGAACGCATCGGCTGCGACGCCCTGACCACCACCGGCCGCAAGTACCTGCGCGGCCCGCGCGGCACTGGCTTCCTGTACGTGCACCCGCGCCTGCGCGACCGTCTCGAACCGGCGATGCTCGACCTGCACTCGGCCAAGTGGACCTCCCCCACCGAGTACGTCGTCGACCCGACCGCGAAGCGCTTCGAGATCTGGGAACGCGATTACGCCGCCGTACTCGGCCTCGGCGCGGCCGTGGACTACGCGCTGGAATGGGGCCTGCCCGCGATCGAAGAGCGAGTCACCGCTTTGGCCGCGACCCTGCGCGCCCGCCTGGCCGACCTGGACCGAGTCACCGTGCACGACGCCGGCGCGCGCAAGTGCGGCCTCGTGACGTTCAGCGTCGACGGAGTGCCGTCGGACGAGATCAAGGACCGCCTGAACGCGGCGAAGATCAACACGAGCGTCGCGCACCCGTCGTCGGCGCAGTACGACTTCACCGCCCGCCGCCTGCCGGACCTGGTGCGCGCGTCGGTGCACTACTACAACACCGAGGAGGAAATCGACCGGCTGACGAACGAGGTCGCCGCGCTCGCGCGTTAG
- a CDS encoding TIR domain-containing protein has product MSYRNKTYVAFASEDIKSYWLMTAWKKNEHIDFDFFDAHDLNIALDTSQPETIRRRLRERLANTKQVVVLGSAKCKSKASDNDSFLFYEIEVVTKLNLPVVVANLDGDRTIDRNFIPQRFLNSDYYTMSISFQPTIIKYALDNYAPDYATSSRTGPHYYKTQVYTRLGL; this is encoded by the coding sequence TTGAGCTACCGCAACAAGACCTACGTTGCATTCGCCAGCGAAGACATCAAGTCGTACTGGCTCATGACGGCGTGGAAAAAGAACGAACACATCGACTTCGATTTCTTTGATGCACATGACCTCAACATCGCACTCGACACGAGCCAGCCAGAAACGATTAGGCGCCGCCTACGTGAGCGACTAGCTAACACGAAACAGGTAGTCGTACTCGGGTCCGCCAAATGTAAGTCGAAGGCCAGCGATAATGATTCCTTCTTGTTCTACGAAATCGAGGTAGTCACAAAACTCAACCTGCCGGTCGTTGTCGCCAACCTCGATGGAGATCGGACAATTGACCGGAACTTCATCCCACAACGCTTCCTCAACAGTGATTATTACACTATGTCCATATCCTTTCAGCCGACAATTATCAAGTACGCGCTCGACAACTACGCCCCCGATTACGCCACCTCAAGCAGGACGGGACCTCATTACTATAAGACGCAGGTCTATACAAGGCTCGGACTGTAA
- a CDS encoding macro domain-containing protein, producing MSIARDFTKRRFWARFATQTLAAVGFFAVFAGLTDALFPDVLPPIGAFLIVAVSVISIGYGLFQSWPRPVQQIYNSPNTEIHIVEGDLFEQAGNIVVGMTNTFDTEIPHIIDENGVQAQLLTRVYRNDRAALDRALDAELGAHPIIQRFTPDDRKPGKQNIYPLGTTIAIAPSVRKLYFCVAYTEMNVKCEARGTIDGIWRSLNNVWDEVRAKGNGDPISIAVIGGGQARISQYFPAQDSIRFIALSYMFASRKEKISSRLNIVVEKRAVRNLDMLELQAFLKSLRPS from the coding sequence ATGAGTATCGCACGAGACTTCACCAAACGACGCTTCTGGGCGCGGTTTGCGACCCAGACTCTTGCAGCAGTGGGCTTCTTTGCTGTCTTCGCCGGTCTCACCGACGCCCTATTCCCAGATGTCCTACCGCCCATCGGCGCATTTTTAATTGTGGCCGTTTCGGTCATATCGATCGGCTATGGCCTATTTCAATCATGGCCACGCCCCGTCCAGCAAATCTACAACTCGCCCAACACGGAGATCCATATCGTCGAGGGCGACCTATTCGAGCAGGCGGGTAACATCGTAGTTGGCATGACCAATACGTTTGACACCGAGATACCACACATCATCGACGAGAATGGTGTACAAGCACAGCTTCTCACCAGAGTCTACCGCAACGACAGAGCCGCACTCGACCGCGCACTTGATGCAGAACTGGGCGCGCACCCCATCATTCAACGCTTTACCCCGGACGATCGCAAGCCAGGAAAGCAGAACATATACCCCCTAGGTACCACTATAGCCATTGCTCCGTCCGTTCGAAAGCTGTACTTCTGCGTGGCCTACACTGAGATGAACGTTAAATGTGAGGCTCGAGGCACCATAGACGGAATATGGCGGAGCCTTAATAACGTATGGGATGAGGTCCGCGCAAAAGGTAATGGCGACCCGATCTCGATTGCAGTGATCGGCGGCGGCCAAGCACGCATCTCCCAGTATTTTCCAGCCCAAGACTCCATCCGGTTCATCGCACTCTCATATATGTTCGCATCCAGGAAAGAGAAGATCTCCAGCCGCTTGAACATCGTGGTTGAAAAGCGTGCTGTTCGAAATCTGGACATGCTTGAGTTGCAAGCATTCCTCAAGTCCCTGAGGCCGTCATGA
- a CDS encoding HIT family protein yields the protein MSTSLEVPHVEPCPFCDYLSGARPFTILARNSLTATLVTREQRGVGHLLVIPVQHRQTLIELSEAESPAIIASVIAATKAITEAYRAEGVAVWQNNGIPAHQTIPHVHFHIAGTLPSGGTEWAAVDEASIAETEAIAAKLRPFIS from the coding sequence ATGAGCACCTCGCTTGAAGTACCCCATGTCGAACCTTGCCCGTTCTGCGACTATCTCAGCGGAGCGCGACCATTCACGATTCTAGCCAGGAACTCACTAACGGCTACCCTCGTCACAAGAGAACAGCGTGGCGTCGGCCACCTGCTGGTTATACCAGTTCAACATAGGCAGACACTAATCGAACTCAGTGAAGCAGAATCACCAGCAATTATAGCCTCGGTCATCGCGGCGACCAAGGCGATCACCGAAGCTTACAGAGCCGAAGGGGTTGCCGTCTGGCAGAATAACGGAATCCCCGCTCACCAAACAATCCCACATGTACACTTTCACATTGCCGGCACTCTCCCAAGCGGCGGCACAGAGTGGGCCGCCGTCGACGAGGCCTCAATTGCCGAAACGGAGGCTATAGCCGCAAAGCTGAGGCCTTTTATCTCCTAG
- a CDS encoding toll/interleukin-1 receptor domain-containing protein: MSTSDERAGHAFISYVHEDRASVDKLQEILDSAGVPVWRDTEDLWPGEDWRLKIRRAITNESLVFIACFSQNSNARDVSYQNEELNLAVEQLRRRPPGGTPWLIPVRLDDCKIPDYEIAPGRMLDSLQMVDLFGENRENAASRLAGAVIRSLGTATPGMPITAKLDSSSEAVAQVKEMLLDPTRRIELHDLVTNIANKCRTTLSDESQFPFLLEGNGREITKAAVERVEQYWQTTKPVLEILAAGCTWGEASHERLWSSSVRGIANLVKPASGKTMLLNLRHFPPLTALYTAGLAAVYGQNYGALRAVAIDTKVRTESSDNIPLLAKSHVWRPFENSEVLANILALQISLQSEDVKDFDELFDKLSANRIGKRYTPVSDYLHDCLRETFSFLIFDPEEYTETFDKLEVLLSALAIDLGKLPETYTDGPWLGSFTWRRRYGASTAEGAMQAELKEQGIDWPPLQAGLFGGSLERATQAFDELIERAGRQRLRQL, translated from the coding sequence ATGTCAACAAGCGACGAGCGTGCCGGGCACGCCTTCATCTCATATGTGCACGAGGATCGTGCAAGCGTTGACAAGCTACAAGAGATTCTGGACTCCGCAGGTGTCCCCGTGTGGCGAGATACTGAAGACCTTTGGCCAGGCGAGGACTGGCGCCTCAAGATTCGTAGGGCTATAACGAACGAAAGCCTGGTCTTTATCGCATGCTTCTCCCAGAACAGCAACGCACGCGATGTATCATACCAGAACGAGGAGCTCAACCTAGCAGTCGAGCAGCTACGCAGGCGTCCACCTGGGGGCACGCCGTGGCTTATCCCCGTCCGTCTCGATGACTGCAAGATTCCCGATTACGAAATCGCGCCGGGCCGAATGCTTGACTCGTTACAGATGGTCGACCTCTTTGGCGAAAACCGCGAAAATGCAGCATCTCGACTAGCTGGTGCGGTCATCCGCAGCTTGGGAACCGCAACACCAGGCATGCCGATCACGGCAAAACTCGATAGCTCATCCGAAGCGGTAGCACAGGTCAAAGAGATGCTACTCGATCCAACGCGTCGTATCGAACTCCACGATCTTGTCACCAACATCGCGAACAAGTGTCGCACGACTCTGAGTGACGAAAGTCAGTTCCCCTTTTTATTGGAAGGAAACGGCCGGGAGATCACCAAAGCGGCAGTCGAGCGAGTTGAACAGTACTGGCAAACCACAAAGCCGGTACTTGAAATTCTCGCAGCAGGATGCACATGGGGCGAAGCCAGTCACGAGCGCCTATGGTCGAGCTCTGTCCGAGGAATTGCCAATCTGGTGAAGCCCGCTAGCGGTAAGACCATGCTGCTCAACCTTCGCCACTTTCCACCGCTTACCGCTCTCTATACAGCCGGCCTCGCGGCAGTATACGGCCAAAACTATGGCGCACTGCGAGCTGTCGCAATCGACACAAAGGTGCGCACGGAGAGCTCGGATAACATCCCACTTCTCGCAAAGAGCCATGTCTGGCGACCGTTCGAAAACAGCGAGGTGCTGGCAAATATCTTAGCACTACAAATCTCTCTGCAATCCGAGGACGTCAAGGACTTTGACGAGCTGTTCGACAAATTGTCAGCAAACCGGATTGGCAAAAGGTACACGCCAGTATCCGACTACCTTCATGACTGCTTGCGCGAGACGTTCTCATTTTTGATCTTCGACCCTGAAGAATACACCGAGACATTCGACAAGCTTGAAGTGCTGCTGTCCGCTCTGGCCATCGACCTTGGAAAACTGCCCGAGACCTACACAGACGGCCCTTGGCTCGGATCCTTCACGTGGCGACGTCGTTACGGCGCGTCCACGGCCGAAGGTGCGATGCAAGCCGAATTGAAGGAACAAGGTATAGATTGGCCGCCGCTACAGGCCGGACTATTCGGTGGATCCTTAGAACGTGCCACGCAGGCTTTCGATGAACTAATCGAGAGGGCCGGACGCCAGCGATTACGCCAGCTTTAG
- a CDS encoding haloacid dehalogenase-like hydrolase, producing the protein MTMSGAVPRTLVLWDIDHTLIETRGVGRAIYDRAFPAATGKPLAKLATITGRTELDIMAASLKANGLEATDQAVQNLADALVQGYEDARDELAATGRALPGARETLERFVADQSIHQAVLTGNLREVARIKLEVFGVAGFLDFDSSAFGDDHAERSELVQIARQRAEAQTGAQFGDQHVVLIGDTPNDVKAGLTAGVRVIGVATGKADKDELRAAGAAEVVESLHAIQL; encoded by the coding sequence ATGACCATGTCTGGTGCTGTGCCTCGAACTTTGGTGCTGTGGGACATCGACCACACGCTCATCGAGACGAGAGGCGTCGGGAGGGCGATTTACGATCGGGCGTTCCCGGCGGCCACCGGCAAACCGCTCGCCAAACTGGCAACCATCACGGGGCGCACCGAACTGGACATCATGGCTGCGTCGCTGAAAGCCAATGGGCTGGAAGCAACCGACCAAGCCGTCCAGAACCTCGCGGACGCTCTGGTGCAGGGCTACGAGGACGCTCGCGATGAGCTGGCTGCCACCGGACGGGCGCTGCCCGGCGCGCGAGAAACGCTCGAGCGGTTCGTGGCCGACCAGTCGATCCACCAGGCGGTCCTTACCGGCAACCTGCGTGAGGTGGCGCGCATCAAACTGGAGGTGTTCGGCGTCGCCGGCTTCCTCGACTTCGACAGCAGTGCCTTTGGCGACGACCACGCCGAGCGGTCGGAGCTGGTCCAGATCGCTCGACAGCGAGCCGAGGCGCAGACTGGCGCGCAGTTCGGCGACCAGCACGTCGTACTGATCGGGGACACGCCGAACGACGTGAAGGCTGGGCTAACCGCGGGCGTACGAGTGATTGGGGTAGCCACGGGCAAGGCCGACAAAGACGAACTGCGAGCGGCTGGAGCAGCAGAAGTGGTCGAATCACTCCATGCGATCCAGTTATGA
- a CDS encoding helix-turn-helix domain-containing protein has protein sequence MNDQLAQMVGDRVRFYRTAARQTKTVVAGLTGITPDYLYQIERGQKLPTIPVLAQLSEVLRVEPGDLLSNRPASSPERTSSITADAIYHAMTAPAAVNPAPIGELGRQVHEAWSAWQTSGHRYSELTTDLPELIAATEATIRGTSGRHHRQAQAVAADLYGLLRTVTKRIGRVDLALLAADRAQRAAEQADDPIRSAGARWNLIQVMLADNHAEAAEDEAMNALADVQAAFGPDHLDAAALSGALLLIAAVAAVRGGDVWTGRDRLRQAVPLAERVGDRNVCWTAFGPTNVAMYAVSIEVESGEAVEGLRLAAKIDHGQSPSIERRVAFLLDQAKGYAQRREFTQTLALLNAAEADAPEDIRFRPAAHTLIRTVMERGRRTESVAAAQFASRVDLPV, from the coding sequence GTGAACGACCAGTTGGCGCAGATGGTGGGCGATCGCGTGCGGTTCTATCGCACCGCCGCTCGCCAGACGAAGACGGTCGTCGCCGGACTGACCGGCATCACGCCAGACTACCTCTACCAGATCGAGCGCGGCCAAAAGCTGCCGACAATCCCGGTGCTAGCGCAGCTGTCCGAAGTCCTGCGCGTTGAGCCAGGCGACTTGCTGAGCAACCGGCCGGCATCGTCGCCGGAACGCACCTCCAGCATTACGGCTGATGCGATCTACCACGCCATGACCGCGCCCGCTGCGGTCAACCCGGCTCCTATCGGCGAACTCGGACGCCAGGTGCATGAGGCCTGGAGCGCTTGGCAGACGTCCGGCCATCGCTACAGCGAGCTGACGACCGACTTGCCGGAGCTTATTGCTGCTACTGAAGCGACGATCCGCGGTACGTCGGGCAGGCACCACCGACAGGCCCAAGCTGTCGCTGCCGATCTGTACGGACTCCTCCGTACCGTGACGAAGCGCATCGGCCGCGTTGACTTGGCGCTCCTAGCCGCCGATCGCGCACAGCGCGCCGCCGAACAAGCCGACGACCCGATCCGGTCGGCCGGTGCGCGGTGGAACCTCATCCAGGTCATGTTGGCTGACAACCATGCCGAAGCTGCCGAGGACGAAGCCATGAACGCACTCGCCGACGTTCAGGCAGCTTTCGGCCCCGACCACCTCGACGCTGCAGCTCTGTCCGGTGCGCTTCTCCTGATCGCTGCGGTGGCGGCAGTTCGCGGCGGCGATGTCTGGACTGGGCGCGACCGGCTCCGTCAGGCGGTGCCACTGGCCGAACGAGTCGGCGACCGTAACGTCTGCTGGACAGCTTTCGGCCCAACAAACGTTGCCATGTATGCCGTATCGATTGAGGTCGAGTCCGGCGAAGCAGTGGAGGGCCTGCGGCTGGCCGCCAAGATCGACCACGGGCAGTCGCCCTCGATTGAACGGCGAGTGGCGTTCCTGCTCGACCAGGCCAAGGGCTACGCGCAACGACGCGAGTTCACCCAAACGCTAGCCCTCTTGAACGCCGCCGAAGCCGATGCACCGGAAGACATCCGGTTCCGACCAGCGGCGCACACGCTCATTCGCACCGTTATGGAACGCGGGCGACGGACCGAGTCAGTCGCCGCCGCGCAGTTCGCCAGTCGCGTCGATCTTCCGGTCTAG
- a CDS encoding helix-turn-helix domain-containing protein, with product MNQPGNPTPTGRPRTVLLGTVLRFARENARFGVRELARRIGITPAIVSSWELGQRSPGPDYVASILGALGVTGNARHQILQIARTTDPDVVVLAQPHPSHQAALETLADSVIDWHLTLMPEPLRTPDYARAVLIASGYSSSEAASVVDARAEHGIRFSPETPPRVAYIGEAAFHRSVAPTAVTACQFSFLNHLATAAPAVSIRIVPTETTYHLGLASSFTHYTMRNGLIAYLGHHGTGSFVSGNGPYSRILDQLDGVALSAAESRAVIDECIVKLSYEPPQSMR from the coding sequence GTGAACCAGCCCGGCAACCCCACGCCCACGGGACGGCCGCGCACCGTACTGCTGGGCACTGTCCTCCGTTTCGCTCGGGAGAACGCCCGCTTCGGGGTGCGCGAATTGGCCCGGCGCATCGGCATTACGCCTGCGATCGTGTCGAGCTGGGAGCTAGGGCAGCGCTCGCCAGGGCCGGACTATGTGGCCAGCATCCTCGGCGCGCTCGGCGTCACCGGCAACGCGCGACACCAGATCCTGCAGATAGCGCGCACTACCGACCCAGACGTGGTCGTCCTCGCGCAACCGCACCCCAGCCACCAGGCTGCGCTCGAAACCCTCGCGGACTCCGTCATCGACTGGCACCTGACCTTGATGCCCGAACCGCTCCGAACACCGGACTACGCCCGCGCCGTCCTCATCGCCTCCGGCTACTCCAGCAGCGAAGCGGCTTCCGTCGTGGACGCTCGAGCGGAACATGGCATCCGCTTCAGCCCGGAAACGCCACCACGCGTGGCCTACATCGGCGAAGCAGCATTCCACCGCTCAGTCGCCCCGACCGCAGTGACAGCCTGCCAGTTCTCGTTCCTCAATCACCTCGCCACCGCCGCCCCCGCAGTCTCCATCCGCATCGTGCCCACCGAAACCACCTACCACCTCGGGCTGGCCAGCTCGTTCACGCACTACACCATGCGCAACGGCTTGATCGCCTACCTCGGTCATCACGGCACCGGGTCCTTCGTGTCCGGAAACGGCCCCTACAGCCGCATCCTCGACCAACTCGACGGCGTCGCGCTGAGCGCTGCGGAGTCGCGGGCGGTCATCGACGAGTGCATCGTGAAGCTCTCATACGAACCTCCGCAGTCGATGCGCTGA